In Fusarium falciforme chromosome 10, complete sequence, a single genomic region encodes these proteins:
- a CDS encoding LisH domain-containing protein has protein sequence MSAPAQTPGAPAPGAYQGPAPTTPAPAHTTTGTTGQTGTTGGAMSNQNLNQIVTDYLLKRGFNRTEEVFRQESKHLGPDGKPIYQLANLGPKKYQRAFNLLREWVENNLDIYKFELSKLLWPVFVYSFLELVSNSYTEDAKTFLREVGPHFQPVHADDLKTFATVTLPQHVNENPMTKLYRENKYRIPLNQHASGDLFNFLERESDQGGSVIRQLLASYCQVDSTARGPITPFSFEAVYRRSRNMEMEDVDTNEGIPGVNIGLSNKDVLDPTAPLKLGPLPMDPDLRDDVRAELEDEERRNPPVPGRPTLLEEFDQRIKREESADAPNRADLPLPPSRPRDIMLEMQKVRENRDRFKIDGQTGGVGLPVSACMFTFHNTLGSVACMDFSNDGQMVAAGTTDSYIRVWSLDGKALPTMNAHEKDAKFNSRKLIGHSGPVYDVSFSDAASGPPQKLFGDEGKSNPAIDTRPKLLLSASADGQIRLWSLESWSCLCLYKSHDGPAFRTLWSPQGHYFVSGGYDKAVRVWMQDHASPQRLLVGHDTSISALAWHPNGLYVFSASDETDKSIRMWSVVTGACVRVLTGHNDYITALECAPNGKILASADCAGNIFFWDIAKGTRIKRSRGHGKGGIWSLSFSVESNVLASGGQDGTVRLWDVELPADPQKASSQQTGHDAAATGTDGANASNAAGDTSRIASGTSGQAGGSGTTGGTHKKKSKEVMITPDQISAFPTKKTPVMKVKFTRMNLVIVGGCYDPER, from the exons ATGTCTGCGCCTGCTCAAACTCCCGGTGCGCCTGCGCCCGGCGCATATCAAGGGCCTGCGCCGACGACTCCCGCCCCGGCTCACACAACAACCGGCACAACAGGGCAAACTGGCACCACTGGAGGAGCCATGTCCAATCAGAACCTCAACCAAATA GTCACAGACTATTTGCTCAAGAGGGGCTTCAACAGGACCGAGGAGGTGTTTCGTCAGGAATCCAAGCATCTGGGCCCAGATGGTAAGCCCATCTACCAGCTTGCCAACCTCGGCCCAAAGAAGTACCAGAGAGCATTCAACCTTCTGCGGGAATGGGTTGAGAACAACCTGGACATTTACAAG TTTGAATTGTCAAAACTTCTCTGGCCAGTCTTTGTCTACTCCTTCCTGGAGCTCGTCAGCAATTCCTACACCGAGGATGCCAAGACTTTCCTCCGAGAAGTTGGTCCTCATTTTCAACCTGTTCACGCAGATGACCTCAAGACATTTGCGACCGTTACACTACCTCAGCATGTCAATGAGAACCCCATGACCAAGCTCTATCGGGAGAACAAGTACCGAATCCCTCTAAACCAGCATGCCAGCGGGGATCTTTTCAACTTCCTCGAGCGCGAATCCGATCAAGGTGGTTCCGTGATTAGACAACTCCTTGCATCCTACTGCCAGGTTGACTCCACGGCCCGAGGACCGATAACGCCATTCAGTTTCGAAGCAGTTTACCGGAGATCAAGGAatatggagatggaggacgTTGACACTAATGAGGGTATTCCTGGCGTCAACATTGGCTTGTCCAACAAGGATGTGCTGGACCCAACTGCACCTCTGAAGCTTGGACCGCTGCCTATGGACCCAGACCTTCGTGACGACGTGCGTGCTGAActtgaagacgaggagcGACGAAACCCACCAGTTCCAGGCAGACCTACCTTGTTGGAGGAATTCGACCAAAGGATCAAGCGCGAAGAGAGCGCCGATGCACCCAACAGAGCCGATCTACCTCTACCCCCGTCCCGACCCCGAGACATCATGTTGGAGATGCAGAAGGTGCGAGAGAATCGCGACCGGTTCAAGATTGATGGACAAACGGGAGGCGTGGGATTGCCTGTGAGCGCGTGCATGTTCACCTTTCACAACACGCTTGGCAG TGTTGCGTGTATGGACTTTTCTAATGACGGGCAAATGGTGGCCGCTGGAACGACTGACTCGTACATCCGAGTTTGGTCTCTGGATGGCAAGGCTCTTCCGACCATGAATGCCCACGAGAAGGACGCCAAGTTCAACAGCCGCAAGCTGATTGGGCATTCTGGCCCCGTTTACGACGTCTCCTTCTCAGATGCCGCCTCCGGTCCCCCTCAGAAGCTCTTTGGCGACGAAGGAAAGTCGAATCCAGCTATTGACACCAGGCCCAAGCTGTTGCTCTCAGCATCTGCCGATGGCCAGATCCGTCTCTGGTCTTTGGAGTCATGGAGCTGCTTGTGTCTCTACAAGTCCCACGATGGCCCCGCATTCAGAACACTTTGGAGTCCCCAAGGGCACTACTTTGTCAGCGGTGGTTACGACAAGGCTGTTAGAGTTTGGATGCAGGATCACGCCTCACCACAGCGACTGCTGGTTGGGCATGACACATCCATCTCGGCGCTTGCCTGGCACCCCAACGGCCTTTACGTATTCTCGGCATCAGATGAAACAGACAAGTCAATTAGAATGTGGTCTGTGGTGACTGGAGCCTGTGTCCGTGTCCTGACCGGCCACAACGACTACATCACTGCTCTTGAATGCGCACCAAACGGCAAGATTCTGGCGAGCGCTGACTGTGCTGGCAACATTTTCTTCTGGGACATTGCCAAGGGGACACGCATCAAGCGATCTCGTGGCCATGGAAAGGGAGGAATTTGGTCCCTCAGCTTTAGTGTCGAGTCCAATGTGCTTGCATCGGGCGGCCAAGATGGTACCGTAAGACTGTGGGATGTTGAGTTGCCGGCCGATCCTCAGAAGGCGAGCTCGCAGCAGACTGGACATGACGCTGCAGCAACAGGAACTGATGGAGCGAACGCTAGCAATGCAGCCGGCGACACTTCCCGTATCGCATCAGGAACCTCTGGACAGGCTGGAGGAAGTGGAACGACTGGCGGAACGCACAaaaagaagagcaaggaggTCATGATCACTCCTGACCAAATCAGCGCATTCCCTACCAAGAAGACGCCGGTGATGAAGGTCAAGTTCACACGAATGAATCTGGTAATTGTCGGGGGCTGTTACGATCCCGAGCGCTAG
- a CDS encoding Flavin-Reduct domain-containing protein, whose translation MKGSRALRNGAATAFVTARGGTRGMSSLRALQGCGSGRAICHDCGRPMTLSLGFPQLQWPLTRPGQTQHHNSIRSNHTSATSKPWHSSPSKPPTVHPTTATPLPEQLRSIMRLLPHSVVVCTSNQPGDGPRAMTMSSFTSLTLSPTPLVTFNIATPSRTLDAIRASGGFNVHVLAGDECGARVANHFTKGNVGGHVLEDLEGLGYSYPDGEPGKEAPVLKGEGVMFALRCRVLRDAPESGLVRVRDHVIVVGEVVEMVRVEGEEEFGLAYADRKYRQVGGVLEK comes from the exons ATGAAGGGCTCTCGGGCGCTGCGCAATGGCGCCGCGACGGCTTTCGTCACAGCGAGGGGAGGGACAAGAGGGATGAGCTCTTTGCGAGCTTTACAAGGTTGCGGGAGTGGAAGGGCGATATGTCATGACTGTGGAAGGCCTATGACATTATCTTTGGGGTTTCCTCAGTTACAATGGCCTTTAACAAGACCAGGTCAGACTCAACATC ACAACTCAATAAGAAGCAATCACACATCTGCCACGTCAAAACCATGGCACTCCTCTCCCTCGAAACCCCCGACCGTTCATCCGACCACCGCGACTCCCCTCCCCGAACAACTCCGCTCCATCATGCGTCTCCTACCTCATAGCGTGGTTGTTTGCACCTCGAACCAGCCTGGCGACGGGCCCCGCGCCATGACCATGTCGTCTTTCACATCTCTCACGCTCTCGCCTACGCCGCTAGTGACGTTCAACATTGCGACGCCGAGCCGGACGCTGGATGCTATACGTGCGAGCGGTGGGTTCAACGTCCATGTCCTAGCTGGAGATGAATGCGGCGCAAGGGTGGCGAATCACTTTACAAAGGGCAATGTGGGCGGCCATGTACTAGAGGATCTGGAAGGCCTTGGGTACAGCTACCCCGATGGTGAACCCGGAAAGGAGGCTCCGGTGTTAAAGGGCGAAGGGGTCATGTTTGCCCTGCGGTGCCGGGTATTGCGGGACGCACCTGAGAGTGGGCTCGTGAGGGTGAGGGACCATGTGATTGTGGTCGGAGAGGTTGTGGAGATGGTGAGggtggagggagaggaggagttTGGACTTGCGTATGCGGATAGGAAGTATAGACAGGTTGGGGGTGTGTTGGAGAAGTGA
- a CDS encoding Mediator of RNA polymerase II transcription subunit 11 — translation MASPADIVMGDSGESSTQKPFTVEENIKQLNAIDQSAVQLMSHTATALNALTTPSSSDGAPNTDPSGEAVKPSLNPPAQKEAFRSATDSFLTTLHAIDVKMKRQIFALEEAGIVNLANPQRQEPNGPPKASLKPNGTGAVGNLDVGWLNSRGTRVERDMESELWARAKEVLQKEVAKDN, via the coding sequence ATGGCTTCACCGGCAGATATTGTTATGGGTGATTCCGGGGAGTCCAGCACACAAAAGCCATTCACCGTCGAAGAAAACATCAAGCAACTCAACGCCATCGACCAAAGCGCCGTGCAACTCATGAGCCACACGGCTACTGCTCTCAATGCCCTCACAACACCCTCCTCTAGCGACGGCGCCCCGAACACAGACCCTTCAGGCGAAGCGGTCAAGCCATCATTGAACCCCCCAGCACAAAAGGAGGCCTTCCGTTCTGCCACCGACTCTTTTCTCACGACGCTGCACGCCATCGATGTCAAGATGAAGCGCCAAATCTTTGCTCTGGAGGAGGCGGGCATCGTCAACCTGGCCAATCCCCAGCGTCAGGAGCCCAATGGACCACCTAAGGCGTCGCTCAAGCCTAATGGAACCGGAGCTGTGGGCAACTTGGACGTGGGCTGGCTGAACAGTCGAGGCACGAGGGTGGAGAGGGATATGGAGTCGGAGCTTTGGGCTAGGGCGAAGGAGGTCTTGCAAAAGGAGGTGGCGAAGGATAATTAA
- a CDS encoding PX domain-containing protein: MDVEESPWADSSQASQQASQPEASASQSSAAPSASSSAPRPSRGPRRLVAQPTRLEAVDDPLGPLGAASDDNAPAQDAPPVPPQKEQVVIRTTMPQPQQQQRRPADPHHIEEEEFDGPKGPRAPPPVEAAQPSAVRTSTQPSVSVEQAAKPSFQITVGDPHKVGDLTSSHIVYSVRTKTTSKGYKQPEFEVKRRYRDFLWLYNTLHGNNPGIVVPPPPEKQAVGRFDSNFVESRRAALEKMLNKIAIHATLQHDPDLKLFLESEAFNVDVKHKERREPIPSESKGVFGSLGINVGGGNKFVEQDEWFHDRKVYLDALENQLKGLLKAMETMVGQRKMMAEAAGDFSASLHALSTVELSPSLSGPLDALSELQLTIRDVYDRQAQQDVLTFGIIIEEYIRLIGSVKQAFGQRQKAFYSWHAAESELQKKKSTQDKLLRQGKSQQDRLNQMGAEVGESERKVHQARLLFEDMGRLMRSELDRFEREKVEDFKSGVETFLESAVEAQKELIEKWETFLMQLDAEDDDSAFYRPPVYQPQQQQQQKSGDTAVDRARARIDEDSD, from the exons ATGGACGTCGAAGAGTCACCCTGGGCCGACTCGTCTCAGGCCTCCCAACAGGCGTCGCAGCCCGaagcctcggcctcgcagTCGTCGGCAGCTCCCTCCGCTTCCTCGTCAGCCCCTCGTCCTTCGCGCGGTCCGCGTCGCCTCGTCGCCCAGCCCACCCGTCTTGAAGCTGTCGATGATCCCCTCGGTCCTCTCGGTGCCGCATCCGACGACAATGCCCCTGCCCAGGACGCACCTCCGGTGCCTCCGCAAAAGGAGCAGGTGGTGATTCGTACTACTATgccccagcctcagcagcagcagcgacgacCTGCGGATCCTCATcacatcgaggaggaggagtttgATGGACCAAAGGGACCTAGGGCGCCCCCGCCTGTCGAGGCTGCTCAGCCCAGCGCGGTGAGGACCAGCACCCAGCCGAGTGTTAGTGTTGAGCAGGCCGCAAAGCCCTCGTTCCAAATTACTGTGGGAGATCCTCACAAGGTCGGCGACCTGACTAGCTCCCACATTGTTTACTCTGTTCGCACCAAG ACCACTTCCAAGGGATACAAGCAGCCCGAGTTTGAAGTCAAGCGCAGATACCGTGATTTCCTCTGGCTTTACAACACTCTTCACGGCAACAACCCTGGTATCGTCGTGCCGCCCCCTCCCGAGAAGCAGGCCGTCGGTCGATTCGACAGTAACTTTGTCGAGAGCCGTCGAGCTGCACTCGAGAAGATGCTCAATAAGATCGCGATACACGCTACGCTACAACACGATCCTGATTTGAAGCTCTTCCTTGAGAGTGAGGCGTTCAATGTTGATGTGAAGCACAAGGAGCGAAGAGAACCTATCCCCAGCGAGAGCAAGGGTGTGTTTGGATCTCTGGGTATCAATGTCGGCGGTGGAAACAAGTTTGTGGAGCAAGATGAATGGTTCCATGATCGCAAGGTCTACCTTGATGCGCTCGAGAATCAGCTCAAGGGTCTCCTAAAGGCCATGGAGACGATGGTCGGTCAGCGCAAGATGATGGCTGAAGCTGCTGGTGACTTTTCGGCCTCTCTCCATGCGCTCTCCACAGTAGAGCTGTCGCCATCCTTGTCAGGTCCTCTTGATGCTCTCTCCGAACTCCAACTTACCATCCGCGACGTGTATGATCGACAGGCCCAGCAGGACGTCCTAACTTTTGGTATTATTATCGAGGAGTACATCCGCCTTATTGGCTCGGTTAAGCAGGCGTTTGGACAGCGACAAAAGGCATTCTACTCATGGCATGCGGCTGAATCAGAGCTGCAAAAGAAGAAGTCTACGCAGGACAAGCTCCTCAGACAAGGAAAGAGTCAGCAGGACCGGCTCAACCAGATGGGAGCTGAGGTTGGAGAGTCGGAGCGAAAGGTCCACCAAGCTCGACTCCTCTTTGAGGATATGGGCCGATTGATGAGGAGCGAGCTTGACCGGTTCGAACGAGAGAAGGTGGAGGATTTCAAGAGCGGGGTTGAGACATTCCTGGAGAGTGCGGTTGAGGCGCAGAAGGAG CTCATTGAGAAGTGGGAGACGTTCCTTATGCAACTGGACgctgaagacgacgactcgGCATTCTACAGACCCCCTGTATAccagccgcagcagcagcaacagcaaaagTCGGGTGATACCGCAGTTGATCGCGCCCGAGCCAGGATAGACGAGGATTCGGACTAG